A region of the Gadus morhua chromosome 1, gadMor3.0, whole genome shotgun sequence genome:
GGGGtcatctcagccatggttgagaaggaattgggggaaaggaatttTGGCCtaaagtacatgaactgcgacatgctgccccACTGCCCTCTGccacgaggcaccaccgcccggcagcacgcagcgggcagcgggcagctggcagtgcgcggttcagtctacttcagattgatgtggaagtggaagaaccagagacttCAGAGAACCCGActcagtcgtttgtgattcataatatcatctggaggcacacacagctttttgccgtgataatatgtattatatgatatagagaTCTATGTATTATACGATATTATGAAGACATAGATCTCAAGGATTGTAaagcaagtgttgtacacttccttgttatttggataactgttctgctgttggtgttatggcgcataaaacgtcggactctcgtctctggtatttccccaacgagactcgtagtgggggttatctcagccaaggttgagaaggaattgagAGAAaataactttggctttgactccctgaagtagaggaaccacgacatggaggagaaagggattgttgcccgttATTTTctcccgcttcccgctgcccactgccgagggaccaccgcctcggcgctgcccgctgcaggaggcggtggtgcctaagcgctgtccgctgcccgctgccgaggcggtggttcCTCGGCAGGGTGGCTCTGGCGGGAGACATTTGCGGTCAACAATcgctggcaacaatccctttctcctccatgtcgtggttcagtctacttcagattggacgtggaagaaccagagattcataatatcgtctggaggcggacacagcttttggccgtgataatatatattatatggtaTAGATATCtagtataatatgatattatttagatatagagttcCTGGACTCCCGCTGGAGCTCCCgcagtgttctagaatatttaccaaaggctgtgtgcgcctcgccattgcgatacatccactgtaaacagagcgcatggtaccgtggctgcaagctgctcagggccacacccccaccctcctccttgacccgcctcgctccacctcatttgcattaaagctaaagacaccgaaacggcgcatttggggaagctcaatgtgcaacttgctcgtagtggctgtaattctgcacaacagctgaatttcgggaacgtcttcataTACTGTGTTAGGgttactaatatctatattaaagcatccataaagtagcacgccatgggacctttaataataataatgacttaTGACAGTTTTATTAAACACAAACTTTGCTTAGACTAATGTTTTTCCCTTTCAATAAAGGGTCTACATGAGGGTTTGTTTCTTTCTGGTCGGTCAAGGGGGAcagaaaagtaaacatttaacAGATGGAGTTTACACATTGATACGTAAATTGTACCAATCTATCTAATCTAATCCAAGTTTTGAAGGTGCGTGTGCAGACATAATATCATGTTAATCTACATCGTGGGAACATCATATGTTACCTCCCAAAGTGGATGGTCATTGGTCCGGCGATAAGAGCGCCTGCAAGGCCACCCAGTGAGAACATGGAAACTATGATGGTCCAGACCAGCGTCACCTGATAGTCCTCTAGCTGGACGTCCCAGCGCTCCCTGCATGTATCATTCACAAACCCCTGAATGAACTGGAACAAACAAGTTTAGTCAATGTTGTTTCAGtccctgcacgcacgcacacacgcgcactcacgcacacacacacgcacacacacaaacacaaacccacacacacacactcacacattcacacacacacacacacacacacacacacacacacacacacacacacaaacaaacacacacctacactctctctctctctctctctctctctctctctctctctctctctctctctctctctctctctctctctctctctctctctctctctctctctctctctccctctctctcacacacacacattaacactaacactaacacacacacaaaatgtgcaGAAGGATTagatacacaaaacatacatttgttggTGCATTCATGATAGCGAGGTTATATCCATACTGGAAGGTACCCCCAATGGCAGTTGAAGTCACCATCAATGCCAACGTCCAGGAATGCCCCTGTTGGTTTGATTTTGAGGAGACCATCACATGAGTCACTTAAAATATCTGGCAGTAAATGCATTTCTtggaaaaatacttttattactactactaccattaaaTCAATCTATCTAATTTAAAAACAGTGTAACAATTATTATATAGATGTAAAACTGCAATCTACAGACAAAAGAGTTACTTTACCATCTGCTTGCCCTGGTCGGCCATGGTACCTTACACAACAACGGATAAACAAAGGACCAGGTTGAATGAGCTCCGAAAAACTGTTCAGGAATTCACTGTAACACAATGCATAAAACCTCGAAACAACTCCCTTTCTAAACGCTCTTTCATACAAATTGTAAGTGCAAGCTGCatgtggagagaaggagagggagaaagagagagacagaaaaagagaaggTGGGAGGAAACCAATAcaggtatagtgtgtgtgtgtgtgtgtgtgtgtgtgtgtgtgtgtgtgtgtgtgtgtgtgtgtgtgtgtgtgtgtgtgtgtgtgtgtgtgtgtgtgtgtgtgtgtcgggggggggggggggggggggggggggggggggggggataaccaGTGAACCAATGATTTACTCTGGATTTGCTTGTGCTAAATCCTGAAAACGTGTGCTCAGTGCTTACAAATGTAGAATACAATTGAATTGTAATTATGTGTTAATTAAAATGAATACATCATGGAAAGTTTGACCAGAGTGAAAGGCTGTACCGTGCGTTACCAACGTTACACCCCGCACATAGGGGATGTAATGTGTCCAGCAGATGGCGCTGTCATAACGTgatgagagactgagagaggacCAGGCTGAAGGTATGATCGAAGGTTTAAAGGAACTATGAGTAACATCTTGTCAACATGTCGGAAACCGGTGTGGAAATAAGGCAGAGTCAACTAAGGGCCCTATTCCAAGGATATTCCATGTGTCTTTATTACACCTCCCGATAGCCCTCTGAAAGGAACCCCTTATATTTTGTTCAGATCAAAGCTGGACCTAGGGTGACCGGTGACCACTGAAGGTGGATAGGTGCATGTTTAGTTAATGGGAAACAAACTGGGATGGGGGACACAGAGATGTCAAAGGTCTAGGCCCGAtgcgttgtgattggtcagtgcaTGTAGGGGGAAGCCACACCCTGTGGGAATATAACCTGAAGCCTGATGCCAGATCAGGAGTTCTTTGCAATCCAACTCAGTTTTTGTTACTACTTCTGTGCAAGTGATAATAATGTCTTAATCGTTCAAACCATGTCCTTCTTGACCTCTGGTATTTTGTTAAATTGTGGGTTTCTATCCACAACAGTGGGAGATAGGGCAGTGAAGCTATTGATCAAATCCGTCAGCAAAGCAAGTCCTTGTGTATTCCAGGGGTGGAGGGAGCTAAGCCAGTCACGCAAGGCCTTCCAGAAGCAAACAGAGCCTGGACAGTGAGGTTCTGTGAGGGTCCTCTGGGGCAGCAGGGCTGGGTCCTCGTCCCTCGATGTGTTGTCATCCTCCAATGGTATATAGATTATGAGGTGGCTCGAGTGGTGAGTGAGGCCTGATCCATACCTCCGAGTCGGAGGTATGGATCAGGGCGGACACCGATCCTTTCTGCGTGAGTCATGGTAAAAACAGTGTCATAGAGGAGATGGCGAGTTGTCTCGTCACTCGTGGCCCTACGGACTTCGATGGGGGTTTCAGTCCGTCtgtgcacggcaccttctcaaacAGCAGGGGCGCCTGCAGCCATAGGGGGCGCCAATATGCCAATTCCCCACAAAATGTTATGATGCATCATAGAAAACCGCTTCGCAGCACagatgattttttattttttaactgctCGTGGCACCCCCCACGTGTCATGAAAGAAAGGCGCCCCGCCCGGTACGCCCGTGCCTTAAACCGCCACTGAATGCACGCTTAAAATAGATGTAATATATCTACAGATGTCACAAAAACATACTCGCTACATTCCATTGAAATTATCCTCGTGAACTTCCGATCATACACCCGTCTGCGCTTtgcccaccctctcctcctcctcctcctccctcctcccctccctctcccccctcctcccctctctcccacccccccccccctatctcctcccccctccctcactcctcccccctcccctcctcatgtTAATTAGCCTCTCAGTGCGCACCGCTCACTCCAGTGATGCGGGGACGAAACGTGCGCGTCGCCGGTGTCAGAGCTGATTGAAACAAGTGTAAAGCGCGTCGAATAACAAGGAAGTCTTCGTTTTTCTTAGAAACTCCGTATAAATTCAAATTTCACCACTACCGTGGTGGCAATGTTTGTGCTTGACATCGGCTGAGTCAGTGTCGGGATCGGATTAATGGGCTGGGCGCTGAACGCCGTCACCCTAAATTGTGGATCCAAGCGCAGCCTGAGGTCATCACCTCGTTGTTCCTACAAGTCGTCAGGATGAATCGGATCCTCTGGGATGCAGTGTTTCTCCTGACTGGTGAGTTATATGAAGGAAAACCCCTAAGCCATCTAGACCCAATGAGGCATCACTGTCCCCACGATACAACACACGCAGCCTACCGAGCTGGTGTTGTCAACTGGGCTGTAAAACGTAAAAGTAGTGGTTCAATCTGTTGAATCATCTGATACAAACGTGTTTCATCTATCGATTAAAAACTACTTTGTGTACTTCATAGAGTCTAGTGTTTGTAGATCTATGTCACTCTAAACCCGAGCTGTTGGTGGTGGTCTTTTGTGGTATGCTTTGAGGAACGACTACTTGACCTTTCGGTGGGCCCCATAAGATCCCATCGAAGTGGATGTATTGAGGCCTCGTGGCTGGAGGGAGGCTGACGCATCTCTCTCAACGTGAGAGCTGTGgatacaacacatttctgatggGCTTGTTCACTTTTCACCTGCCTCACAATGACTTCGGATCGGATCATACTTTGAGTGATGCTGGCGATCAACAACCGCTCTTCTTTCCACTGGTAGGTTCCCTGTTTACACTGGGAGCATCACAGGGGGGTTCAGTGATGGATGCCAGCCCCTCCATCCCCATCACCTCCACTGGTGCCCccaacacctcctccgcctccgctccctccgcctccaccctggTCAGCACCGCCGCCAGCAGTAGAACAACCTCTTCTACCACCACCATCGCTACACCCAAAACCATCCCACCAGTTAAAAGTAAGCGCTAAAAGACTGGTGCAAACTCGCACAAAAACTATAATCACAGGCTACATTTTCCACTTCTCGTCAATAGCTGCTGTCTATGGGAAATAGTCCCAGAGACAGCTGTCAGAAATACAACTTAATAGAATTGAGGCAACCTCCTACACAGTTATGGATGGCACAGTAAACGATTGAAAGTCTGGTAGTTTTGGACGTGCAGCATTGGAACAAAGCCTTTATGTAGTGATGTGTATCCAGAGCAGTTCACATCGCTACATGTAATCAATATCAGGGAGGCATTCCCTAGCACTCATCTGGATGGTATTCTGTCTGGGAGAGCAGGTCTTGTGAAAAGAAAGCGAGAGGGGCTGTTAGTCAGACGCCTgcaggaaagtgtgtgtgtgtgtgtgtgtgtgtgtgtgtgtgtgtgtgtgtgtgtgtgtgtgtgtgtgtgtgtgtgtgtgtgtgtgtgtgtgtgtgtgtgtgtgtgtgtgtgtggcagctatctgtgtgcctgtgcattctcctccctcctgaaTGGCACATCGTGACATCTGATTTGGGAGCCGGAGGACTCCAACACCAGCCTTTTGTTGGGGCTAGTTGCAGAAGGTTTTTTGTGTTCCTGAATTGATATAACATTTTCTTTGTGAGTGTTATTTGGACGTTTGTCATCACTTTCTCCTTACGGACCATTAGAAGGTGTGAAATGATCTGCAGAGAAATAAACAAGGTTCCTGTAAAGGAGGAGCTGGTCTTTCCACCGATGTCTTTTGAGAATATTTAATGGGGATCCAATCTTACAGGGCCCAACTGTGATTCTTGAAATGCAAAACCTGTAAACTATACATTTACCTTCCTGCCAGGGACAATGGAGGAGTATAGTGCTTATAGTGGAGACCGCCTGTCTttgtggtgtgggtgtgagttTGGTCTGATGTGACCTCAAAATCATGTTGCTTTTGCCTTATTTGTTCTTTGTATCCTGTATTACAATTCGGGTTGCAAATTTGTTGTGAAAAATTAATTTAAGAAGCACAAACTATTTACACAACTAGAAGAAATAAGCAATAAGGCTCTCACTCCAAACGAAGAGTTTGGAGTTATATTTTTGCCAATGCTGGCGCCAAACAAAACCATGTCAATTGGGGTCCAACTACTGCCATGTCTAGAGAAACAACGCAGGCCAAGACCCCTTTATTAAGAAATGGTACAAAAAACATTCATTGTCACTGAATATATTTGAATGGTTAACCATTAACATCCCTAACGTCAGTAAGTAATGAGGTTTGTCAATGGCTGTGGAAACATTCAAATAGCATTCAATTTGTATTAGATTGAGTTACAAATTAAATTAGCCAAATTATCACCATGACTCTCTATGGCCCCCTTGGGTAAGGGCAAGTTATCTAACATCCCCTTAGGTTAGGGTCTCTGGTGGTCTAGAGTCCCCTTAGGTAAGGCCCTCTAGTGATGTAAAGTCCCCTTAAGTAAGGGTCTCTAGTGATTGATAGTCCCCTTAGGTATGGGCAAGTTATCAACTGTCCCCTTAGGTAAGGGTCTCTAGTGGTCTAGCGTCCCCTTAGGTAAGGCCCTCTATTGCGGTCCCCTTAGGTAAAGGCCTCTAGGGATCTATGGTCCCCTTAGGTAAGGGGAAGTTAACTATGGTCCCCTTAGGTAAGGGTCTCTAGTGATCTAGTGTCCCCTTAGGTAAGGGCCTATAGTGATGTACAGACCCTTGGGTAAGGGTCTCTAGTGATCCGCTGTCCCCTTAGCTAAGGGCCTCTCGTGATCCACTTTCCCCTTAGCATACGGCCTCTAGGGATCTACGGTCCCTTTAGCTAACTAGCTGCTTTAGTGATCGGCTGTCCTGTGTTCCTCAGAGTTTGTGGCGGCTGCGGTTCGGTTCCACTTTGACGACTGTCCGGACTCACACCGACACTTCTGTTTCCATGGCACCTGTCGCTTCCTTATCCTGGAGGAAAcgcctgcatgtgtgtaagtgcaACACAACAATGTCTGATGAATCAATCAGCGCTTGAATACATGAGGAAAAGAGGAAAGATGGGACTGTGAACCATTGACTGTAATTCTGAAAATGAAAACAAGtggaaaaaccttgttttcgtTCTTAGAACTTTAAGATTTggtcaaaataaaaaatggttGAATGTGGTCCCATTTCAAAATGAGTTGGAGAGATTACAGAACTGGATCCATGCACCATCTGACATCGCCGTGTCTGTACACTTAGGATCCATGCTTCATGGTTTTTCTGGTCTTTTCCCCCGGTCGCAAAACTATGAATTCGCAACAACGTGATTGGTCAACTAGAGATGGCCCTGGAGCAACAAACAAGTTGTTTAAAAATGGCAGGGTTTAACCTACTGGCCAAATACTTGGCCCTTAGGTAATGTTTTAGGATGGTGTTCCTACAAGATGTTGTAGGAACAGCACAGACACAGCTATATCAGTGATGTCCGCTATACCCTCTGCTCTCTGACGGGAGCATACTCTCTTACTAATTACATTATATCATTCACCTCAATCACGAGTCGCATTCTTCCAGAGAGGAAGTTGAAACCAACAAAAGTTTTACTTGTGAAATGTTGCTTTTAAATACATAAAATGAAATCCTGAAATCCAGACAatcctgcattttttttttctatttccagGCGATTGAAACTTGAACAGTTATTTTCATACAAATCAGTTGGAATGTTTCTAAGACATATATGTCTTGTAATATAAATATTCCTAATTTACTCAATGGCAAAAATTGAATATAATGGCGTAAAGTGATTAGGCAGGCAAGCAAATTTCACATGGTTTAATAGAGGAAGACTTGTAAGAATCGATTTATCTCTGGTCATCGTGCCAAGGTAAACATTTGAAATAGTTTTAAATTGAAGTGATCTGGTGTGATTGCAGTAATGTCAGGGAATTCCCTCTCCTGGGATAACGGGAACGCCGACTGATTTGATTGGCTTATCCGTTCTGGGACTCCATGAGTCTTTAGCTCCATTACTCATTATTTAGATTTATGTTCAGTCGATGAGTGTTGGAATTGTTTAAGCCCCCCAGAGAATCCTAGGTGTGTCCTCGCTGTGTGTATCAGAAGGTGTGTACTCGTCCCGTGTAGGTGTCCATCGGGCTTTGTGGGGATGAGGTGTGAGCATGCAGACCTCCTGGCTGTGGTGGCCACCAACCACCGAGGGCAGACCGTGGCCACGGTGCTGGTGCTGTGTGTCATGGGCTGTGCCCTGACCATGCTGTTCTGCACACTTTTACAGTAAGCGCCATTGTTTAAGTCTGTATCTTCATGACTTCGGGGTCGGGTAGGAGCAATCACATAGTACGGTTTCTCTtttattattacttattatgAATCTTGCAATAATACTCATAAATGAAATGTCAGATTTCTCTACCAGATAGAATAAAAtgaaattattttattgttatcgttatttttgtgtttgaacTGATGAATGCGTTTGTGTTCTCAGTTGTTGGTGGAGGCGGGATTATGAAAGACGGAGGAGGGCTTTTCACAAGGAAAAGACCAGAGAAATGCTGAAGGGCGGGCCATCGTTCTGTCCGTCTGAAAGTGGTACTGGACATTTTTTGATCTTCCACCACATGCTAATTAATGTTGCTTAATTTCACACGGGTTTTACTGTTTTAAAATAGACGAAATGGCAAAAAGCTGTAAAAAAGGGTGATGTATTTTCCTTGTTTCTCTGCAGTGGTGTGAGGAGTGGACGTGGATCAGATTATAGGGTACTAGTTCTGCTACTCCC
Encoded here:
- the tgfa gene encoding protransforming growth factor alpha, which gives rise to MNRILWDAVFLLTGSLFTLGASQGGSVMDASPSIPITSTGAPNTSSASAPSASTLVSTAASSRTTSSTTTIATPKTIPPVKKFVAAAVRFHFDDCPDSHRHFCFHGTCRFLILEETPACVCPSGFVGMRCEHADLLAVVATNHRGQTVATVLVLCVMGCALTMLFCTLLHCWWRRDYERRRRAFHKEKTREMLKGGPSFCPSESVV